One Paenibacillus riograndensis SBR5 DNA segment encodes these proteins:
- a CDS encoding efflux RND transporter permease subunit, whose protein sequence is MKSLINFSLRNKFAIWLLTIIIVFAGLYSGLTMKQETLPNISIPYLSITTIYPGAAPEGVVNDVSKPLEQKLRNVDGVKTLTSNSLENASSITIEFDYGTNLDNATAAVREALNEVALPDNVQKPQISRFSLSSLPVISLSLSDNSSSDLESLTRIAENDIRPALEDIEGVASVQIAGQYVKEVTLKFNQDKLKQYGLTEDTIKGIVQGSSLRVPLGLFTMEESQKAVVVDGNVTTVDDLKNLSIPVVPSGAAGAGAAGGAPASAGTPAGTGAAGGAGATGAPGNAAGNAAGGAAMTGLPTVKLGELANIEVTGKSESISRTNGKESIGIQIVKANDANTVDVVNGVKDKTDELKKQYKSMDLTVLLDQGKPIEDSVNTMLSKAAFGALFAVLIILLFLRNIRSTIISIISIPLSLLIAVLCLRQMDITLNMMTLGAMTVAIGRVVDDSIVVIENIYRRLSLSGEKLRGRELISAATREMFVPIMSSTIVTIAVFLPLAFVSGMVGELFLPFALTMVFALLASLIVAITLVPALAHSLFRNGLKKGKNSHSEKPGRMAAGYQKILDWSLSHKLITFGVAVLLLVGSLFLIKPIGVSFMPSQEEKNVMLTFSPKAGQTLEDVKEQGLKAEKYILAQKHLDKMQYSIGGGGPFGMGSGNSGLFYVTYDSDTPDFDTVKENLIEGLTKEVPDGVWGDMSGMSGGGLGGNTLTVNIFGDSLDQLKPVADEIAGIVQADTGNFKDGKTSLSEAYDQYTIVADQAKLSSLGLTAGQIAMKLSPAGTRPVLTEVAMDGKNYNVYIETDKDTYSSIQEMEKATLTSPLGITVPIGEVAKIENGTSPDSITREDGKMKVDVTAEIISSDVNSASNSVKEKIDALDLPDGVTVTFGGVTEQINDTFGQLGVAMAAAIAIVYFVLVVTFGGGLAPFAILFSLPFTVIGALVALLLAGETLNVSALMGALMLIGIVVTNAIVLIDRVIHKEKEGMSTRQALLEAGATRLRPILMTALATIGALLPLVSGLENSAGIISKGLGVTVIGGLVSSTLLTLVVVPVVYEFLMKFRSKKVYE, encoded by the coding sequence ATGAAAAGCCTCATTAACTTTTCGCTCAGAAACAAATTCGCTATTTGGCTTCTGACCATTATTATTGTGTTCGCCGGTCTGTACAGCGGCCTGACCATGAAGCAGGAAACACTGCCTAATATCAGCATCCCTTATCTCAGTATCACAACCATTTACCCGGGAGCTGCACCTGAGGGCGTGGTGAACGATGTCAGCAAGCCGCTGGAGCAGAAGCTCCGCAATGTGGACGGCGTGAAGACATTGACCTCGAACTCGCTCGAAAACGCCTCAAGCATCACCATTGAATTTGATTACGGCACAAATCTGGATAATGCTACGGCAGCCGTGCGCGAGGCGCTGAATGAAGTTGCCCTGCCGGATAATGTGCAGAAACCGCAGATTTCACGGTTCAGCCTGAGCTCTCTGCCGGTGATTTCACTCAGTTTGTCCGACAACAGCTCCTCCGATCTGGAGAGCCTGACCCGCATCGCCGAGAATGATATCCGTCCGGCTCTGGAAGATATCGAAGGGGTAGCCTCCGTGCAGATTGCCGGACAATATGTCAAAGAAGTCACGCTGAAGTTCAACCAGGATAAGCTGAAACAGTACGGGCTGACCGAGGATACCATTAAAGGAATCGTCCAAGGCTCTTCCCTGCGCGTGCCGCTTGGACTCTTCACAATGGAGGAGTCGCAGAAAGCCGTTGTTGTGGATGGCAATGTTACGACCGTTGATGATCTGAAAAACCTGAGCATCCCCGTTGTGCCCTCCGGCGCAGCAGGTGCGGGTGCAGCTGGCGGAGCCCCGGCAAGTGCAGGCACACCTGCAGGTACAGGTGCAGCCGGTGGAGCCGGAGCAACGGGCGCACCCGGTAATGCCGCTGGCAATGCAGCCGGCGGAGCAGCTATGACCGGACTGCCGACCGTCAAGCTGGGAGAGCTGGCCAATATCGAGGTTACAGGGAAATCGGAGTCCATATCCCGCACCAACGGCAAGGAATCCATCGGGATTCAGATCGTAAAAGCCAATGATGCCAACACAGTAGATGTGGTTAACGGCGTCAAGGACAAGACGGATGAACTGAAGAAGCAATACAAATCGATGGATCTTACCGTTCTGCTGGACCAAGGAAAGCCGATTGAGGATTCCGTAAACACCATGCTGTCCAAGGCTGCCTTTGGCGCCCTGTTCGCCGTGCTGATCATTCTGCTCTTCCTGCGGAATATCCGCTCGACGATTATTTCCATCATCTCTATTCCATTGTCCCTGCTGATCGCAGTTCTCTGCCTGCGCCAGATGGACATTACCCTGAATATGATGACTCTGGGAGCAATGACCGTCGCCATTGGGCGTGTCGTCGATGACTCGATTGTCGTCATTGAGAACATCTACCGGCGCCTGAGTCTATCCGGTGAGAAGCTGCGGGGCCGGGAGCTGATCAGCGCGGCCACACGTGAAATGTTCGTGCCGATCATGTCCTCCACGATCGTTACCATCGCTGTGTTCCTACCGCTCGCTTTTGTCAGCGGTATGGTGGGCGAGCTGTTCCTGCCTTTTGCCCTCACGATGGTATTCGCTCTGCTGGCTTCACTGATCGTGGCGATTACCCTGGTGCCCGCACTCGCACACTCGCTGTTCCGCAACGGCCTGAAGAAAGGCAAGAACAGCCACAGCGAAAAGCCGGGCAGAATGGCTGCCGGCTATCAGAAAATTCTGGACTGGTCCCTCTCCCATAAGCTGATTACCTTCGGGGTAGCCGTGCTTCTGCTGGTGGGCAGCTTGTTCCTGATCAAACCGATCGGTGTGAGCTTCATGCCTTCCCAGGAAGAGAAAAACGTAATGCTCACCTTCTCTCCAAAAGCCGGACAAACGCTGGAAGACGTGAAGGAGCAAGGCCTGAAAGCCGAGAAATACATTCTGGCTCAAAAGCATTTGGATAAAATGCAGTATTCCATCGGCGGCGGCGGCCCGTTCGGTATGGGCTCCGGCAATTCCGGGCTGTTCTATGTAACCTATGACAGTGATACTCCGGATTTTGATACCGTCAAAGAAAACCTGATTGAAGGTCTGACCAAAGAGGTGCCGGATGGGGTCTGGGGCGATATGTCCGGCATGTCAGGCGGGGGTCTTGGCGGCAATACGCTGACCGTGAACATTTTTGGAGACAGTCTGGATCAGCTTAAGCCGGTAGCCGACGAAATTGCCGGCATTGTGCAGGCGGACACCGGCAACTTCAAGGATGGAAAGACCAGCCTCTCCGAAGCCTACGATCAATACACCATCGTTGCCGATCAGGCGAAGCTTAGTTCTCTCGGCCTTACCGCCGGACAAATAGCCATGAAGCTTAGTCCTGCCGGTACCCGCCCAGTGCTGACTGAGGTAGCGATGGACGGTAAAAATTATAATGTCTATATTGAAACTGACAAGGATACGTACAGCAGCATTCAGGAAATGGAAAAGGCTACGCTGACCTCCCCGCTGGGCATTACGGTGCCGATTGGCGAGGTAGCCAAGATTGAGAATGGCACTTCGCCGGACTCCATTACACGCGAAGACGGTAAAATGAAGGTTGATGTCACCGCTGAGATTATCTCGAGTGACGTGAACAGTGCTTCGAACAGCGTCAAGGAAAAAATCGACGCGCTCGATCTGCCGGATGGCGTGACCGTCACCTTCGGCGGTGTAACCGAGCAGATTAACGATACGTTCGGACAGCTTGGAGTTGCCATGGCGGCTGCCATTGCCATCGTGTACTTCGTGCTCGTGGTTACCTTCGGCGGCGGTCTGGCCCCGTTCGCTATCCTGTTCTCCCTGCCGTTCACCGTCATCGGTGCACTGGTTGCCCTGCTGCTGGCCGGAGAAACCCTCAACGTCTCGGCGCTCATGGGCGCACTGATGCTGATCGGGATCGTCGTCACCAATGCGATTGTCTTGATCGACCGTGTAATCCACAAGGAAAAAGAAGGGATGTCTACACGCCAAGCCTTGCTTGAAGCCGGAGCCACCCGCTTGCGTCCGATCCTGATGACCGCACTGGCGACCATCGGCGCATTGCTGCCGCTCGTATCCGGTCTCGAAAACAGCGCCGGCATCATCTCCAAGGGCCTCGGTGTAACAGTAATCGGCGGTCTGGTCAGTTCCACCCTGCTGACCTTGGTTGTTGTGCCGGTAGTGTATGAGTTCCTGATGAAATTCCGCAGCAAAAAAGTGTATGAATAA
- a CDS encoding TorD/DmsD family molecular chaperone: protein MTIPTVPSLVVPEAFSRWLESRGLIYQLLVDFYGRKPSLSLVAQWIRNRQLGVAAEMTEGGRELKRYLCSQEPSALPQICERETHEYMRLMNERAASTIVAREAAELGREEEFCNVLSDVYASAGIVFKKCGGEADDHISIELEFMAVMHERMLYNSFSIRSAMELLEIQERFLEEHLLRWTPQFCERLNAATDSPLYLGLSHMLEEFLPQDLQMLRAWKTSLESSAATMA from the coding sequence ATGACTATACCAACTGTTCCATCGCTCGTCGTGCCGGAGGCATTCAGCCGTTGGTTGGAGAGCCGGGGATTAATATATCAATTATTAGTGGATTTTTATGGGCGCAAGCCTAGTCTGTCACTGGTCGCCCAGTGGATTCGAAACCGCCAGCTTGGTGTCGCAGCGGAGATGACGGAAGGCGGACGTGAACTGAAACGGTACCTTTGCAGCCAGGAGCCTTCAGCGCTCCCACAGATCTGCGAGCGGGAGACCCATGAATATATGCGCCTTATGAATGAGCGTGCAGCCAGCACTATTGTGGCACGTGAAGCAGCCGAGCTGGGCCGTGAGGAAGAATTCTGCAACGTGCTCTCCGATGTATATGCTTCGGCAGGAATTGTCTTCAAGAAATGCGGCGGTGAAGCCGATGATCATATTTCCATAGAGCTGGAATTCATGGCAGTAATGCATGAGCGGATGCTGTACAACAGCTTCTCCATCCGCAGTGCTATGGAGCTGCTGGAGATTCAGGAGCGTTTCCTGGAAGAGCATCTGCTGAGATGGACACCACAGTTCTGCGAGCGGCTGAATGCCGCAACGGATAGTCCGCTCTACCTTGGACTCAGCCATATGCTGGAGGAATTCCTGCCGCAGGATCTGCAGATGCTGCGCGCCTGGAAGACTTCGCTGGAGAGCAGCGCGGCTACAATGGCGTAA
- the moaA gene encoding GTP 3',8-cyclase MoaA, with product MEPLTDPFGRLHDYMRISVTDRCNLRCIYCMPAEGMQFQPQDEIMSYEEITAVVKALAPLGLSKIRLTGGEPLVRKDLDKLVSMIAAIPGIEDISLTTNGLMLPAKAALLKQAGLSRVNISLDSLRQDRFAMITRGGEVAKVLKGIEAAEAAGLSPIKLNVVLMKGINDDEIKDFISLTLNSPLNVRFIEYMPIGSASDAWRQTYLPLETVVEACHEAGWATEEADMPSGNGPSQNRRVVGARGTFGLIHPVSEHFCDNCNRLRLTADGHIKACLYWADEYNVRPLTSDPAAVQALFRQALGNKPHNHEMALALERKAQSHTPTVRRMSQIGG from the coding sequence ATGGAACCCTTGACGGACCCTTTTGGACGACTGCATGATTACATGCGCATATCGGTTACAGACCGCTGCAACCTGCGCTGCATTTATTGTATGCCTGCGGAAGGAATGCAATTCCAGCCCCAGGACGAGATTATGAGCTATGAAGAAATTACCGCTGTTGTGAAGGCGCTCGCCCCTCTGGGGCTGAGCAAAATCCGTCTGACCGGAGGCGAGCCCCTGGTGCGCAAGGATTTGGACAAGCTTGTCTCCATGATTGCCGCCATCCCGGGCATTGAGGACATCTCCCTTACTACCAACGGCCTGATGCTTCCCGCCAAAGCCGCCCTGCTCAAGCAGGCGGGCCTGTCACGGGTGAACATCAGCCTGGATTCCCTGCGCCAGGACCGTTTTGCCATGATCACCCGCGGCGGGGAAGTCGCCAAAGTGCTGAAGGGGATTGAAGCCGCTGAGGCGGCGGGCCTCTCCCCGATCAAGCTCAATGTTGTGCTCATGAAGGGCATCAACGATGATGAGATCAAGGACTTCATCTCGCTGACCCTGAACAGCCCGCTGAATGTGCGGTTCATTGAATATATGCCCATTGGCAGCGCAAGCGATGCCTGGCGCCAGACGTATCTGCCGCTGGAAACCGTAGTTGAAGCCTGCCATGAAGCAGGCTGGGCCACGGAAGAGGCAGACATGCCGTCCGGCAACGGCCCTTCCCAGAACCGGCGGGTGGTCGGTGCGCGCGGAACCTTCGGGCTGATCCATCCCGTAAGCGAGCATTTCTGCGACAATTGCAACCGGCTGCGCCTAACGGCAGACGGGCACATCAAGGCCTGCCTCTACTGGGCGGACGAATACAATGTCCGTCCTCTGACCAGCGATCCCGCAGCCGTGCAGGCCTTATTCCGCCAAGCCTTGGGCAACAAGCCGCATAACCACGAAATGGCGCTCGCCCTGGAGCGTAAAGCGCAGAGTCATACCCCGACCGTGCGGCGCATGTCGCAAATCGGGGGTTAG
- a CDS encoding helix-turn-helix domain-containing protein — protein sequence MEHTVTIRDELWAYLAQEELSINRFAALSGIHSGTLSRIMKGRQAMAMSHLERITQTMGLAEDYFYSKYVNECLYDSAPTWRRLRPFILRSAQLERLDCIEQLVHGLLDNLVYAPLLFDLAEELFQQDKHQAAAIIYENVAASEKYQHSERLALCQYRLFMISLGDDPQQNLIEATLFENYVNRLDEAHQLDAIKKLVHVYYSLHHWEKAEELTQELHRLASIQYNLRSRANHKHNNTTALERPLYFYILYAQLMRSCTYEERGDYKTALEIVPLYTDGSWIQEEGEEVNRIVAQFKEWGTANTYLNRLMDGQKEVLDEYVDFVSKRENEIFTALYKIVETANRYHWDVDHILKRFSSYIPYRRYSGIFTKRDKHVTDDHHARFRSELATYYLARRRFGAKEIAMRSVDLSAEVDHDRNVIKGTISVDFEINIAST from the coding sequence TTGGAGCATACAGTCACAATTCGCGATGAGCTATGGGCGTACTTAGCACAAGAGGAGCTGTCAATTAACAGATTTGCTGCACTCAGCGGTATTCATTCCGGAACACTGAGCCGGATCATGAAAGGCCGGCAGGCGATGGCTATGAGCCACTTGGAACGAATCACCCAGACTATGGGACTGGCAGAGGACTATTTTTACAGTAAATATGTAAATGAATGTTTGTATGATTCGGCACCAACTTGGCGGCGACTACGGCCTTTTATTCTGCGTTCTGCACAGCTTGAACGTCTGGATTGCATTGAGCAACTGGTCCATGGTCTGCTGGACAATCTGGTCTATGCGCCGCTGTTGTTTGATCTGGCGGAAGAACTCTTCCAGCAGGATAAGCATCAGGCTGCTGCAATCATATATGAGAATGTGGCTGCCAGCGAGAAGTATCAGCATTCTGAACGTCTGGCGCTTTGTCAGTACCGTTTATTTATGATTTCTTTGGGAGATGACCCTCAACAGAACTTGATAGAGGCTACTCTATTTGAAAACTATGTGAATCGACTCGACGAGGCCCATCAGTTGGATGCCATAAAGAAATTGGTACATGTATATTATTCATTACATCATTGGGAGAAGGCAGAAGAACTGACACAGGAATTGCACCGACTCGCTTCTATTCAATATAATTTACGCAGTCGGGCAAACCACAAGCATAACAACACCACAGCATTAGAAAGGCCGTTATATTTTTATATTCTATACGCACAACTTATGCGTTCATGTACCTACGAGGAACGTGGGGATTACAAGACTGCTCTGGAAATTGTGCCACTCTACACAGATGGAAGCTGGATACAGGAGGAGGGAGAGGAGGTAAATCGAATTGTAGCTCAATTTAAAGAGTGGGGGACGGCCAATACTTATTTAAATCGCTTGATGGATGGACAAAAAGAGGTGTTGGACGAGTATGTCGATTTCGTCTCGAAAAGGGAAAATGAGATTTTCACAGCCTTATATAAAATTGTAGAGACAGCTAACCGCTATCATTGGGATGTGGACCACATATTAAAGCGCTTTTCATCGTACATTCCTTATCGTAGATACTCAGGTATATTTACCAAACGCGATAAACACGTCACCGATGATCACCACGCCCGGTTCCGCAGCGAACTGGCTACCTATTACTTAGCCCGCAGGCGCTTTGGGGCCAAAGAAATCGCCATGCGCAGCGTAGATCTTTCTGCTGAAGTCGATCATGACCGCAATGTGATTAAAGGCACGATATCGGTGGATTTTGAGATCAATATAGCAAGCACCTAG
- a CDS encoding aspartyl-phosphate phosphatase Spo0E family protein: MNNAVLIRIRIDWVRRKLYQMQMQYGGFSHPKVLRQSVELDKLLNNYSNIHMNQRRAPA; this comes from the coding sequence ATGAATAATGCAGTACTCATTAGAATTCGTATTGATTGGGTAAGACGTAAACTTTATCAAATGCAAATGCAGTATGGTGGTTTCAGCCACCCCAAGGTACTCAGACAATCGGTAGAACTGGACAAGTTGCTGAACAATTACAGTAATATTCATATGAATCAGAGACGCGCACCCGCATAA
- a CDS encoding helix-turn-helix domain-containing protein produces MESTATIRDQLADYLSEQCMSINQFADRCGINSGTLSRIVKGNQPIAMSHLELLTKGMGKGEDHFFSLYVDECFYYSAPTWRRLRPFMIRCAELGRMDCIERMVQILLDNLNNVPTLFEVAEGLFKQGQWQAAALLYENVSASEKYQYSERLAMCQYRLFRIALGDDQSENLRAATLFEPYVPRLDEADQLDALRHLAHVYGSLHKWCKVEELAQEMLHLAKIRYDLKGHSAQKYDNEKTSERPLYFYILYAYLMRSNVYKERGDYKTALELVPFYTDGSWIKENDEEVQRTLLQFREWGKANTYLYRLLEGQAEVLDEYVEYISSQSGEIFIALYNIIKSANCFHWKVDHILERFSGYIPLISHQTYVTELGDYNQQIMSDQYARFLTELAAYSLQHKRKEGIRYILESLESSTKINNESNIIKCVDLFEQYRSIAEDDEKRKYKSLIREVQESNGKKTTISFL; encoded by the coding sequence TTGGAGTCTACAGCCACGATTCGAGATCAGCTAGCGGATTATTTATCTGAACAGTGCATGTCCATTAATCAGTTCGCAGACAGATGCGGCATTAATTCCGGGACACTCAGCCGGATTGTAAAAGGCAATCAGCCGATAGCCATGAGTCACCTGGAGTTATTGACCAAGGGTATGGGGAAGGGGGAAGATCACTTTTTCAGCTTGTATGTAGATGAGTGCTTCTATTATTCGGCACCCACCTGGCGGCGGCTGCGGCCGTTTATGATCCGCTGCGCTGAGCTTGGGCGCATGGATTGTATCGAACGCATGGTGCAAATTCTGCTTGATAATCTGAACAATGTGCCTACGCTGTTTGAGGTGGCTGAAGGATTATTCAAGCAAGGGCAATGGCAGGCGGCAGCATTGTTATACGAGAATGTGAGCGCCAGCGAGAAATACCAGTATTCCGAACGCCTTGCCATGTGTCAGTACCGCTTGTTCCGTATTGCGCTTGGTGACGACCAGAGCGAGAACCTGCGGGCGGCGACGCTGTTCGAACCTTATGTGCCCCGGTTGGATGAGGCGGATCAGTTGGATGCTTTGAGGCACCTTGCACATGTTTATGGTTCTCTACATAAGTGGTGTAAGGTGGAGGAATTAGCCCAAGAAATGCTTCATCTTGCCAAGATTCGTTATGATTTAAAGGGCCATTCTGCTCAGAAATACGATAACGAGAAAACTTCTGAAAGACCATTATATTTTTATATTCTTTACGCATATTTAATGCGTTCAAATGTGTATAAGGAACGTGGGGATTATAAAACCGCTTTAGAATTGGTACCGTTCTACACGGATGGAAGTTGGATAAAGGAAAATGATGAAGAAGTGCAGCGAACCTTATTACAATTCCGAGAATGGGGAAAAGCAAATACCTATCTATACCGTTTGTTAGAGGGGCAGGCAGAGGTACTGGATGAATATGTGGAATATATCTCTTCACAATCGGGCGAGATATTTATAGCTTTGTACAATATTATCAAATCGGCAAACTGTTTTCATTGGAAGGTTGATCACATACTGGAACGATTCTCTGGATATATACCTCTTATTTCCCATCAAACATATGTTACGGAATTAGGTGATTACAACCAGCAGATTATGTCTGATCAATATGCGAGGTTTCTTACTGAATTGGCTGCCTATTCTTTGCAACATAAGAGAAAGGAAGGCATTCGTTACATACTAGAAAGTTTAGAATCATCTACCAAAATAAATAACGAGAGTAATATCATTAAATGTGTCGATTTATTCGAACAATACCGCTCTATTGCAGAGGATGACGAGAAAAGGAAATACAAAAGTCTAATAAGAGAGGTGCAGGAATCAAATGGGAAAAAAACTACTATTAGCTTTTTGTAG
- a CDS encoding LysE/ArgO family amino acid transporter encodes MLEAIVHGILLAFGLILPLGVQNIFVFNQGALQPRFRRVVPVVLTAAVCDTLLIAAAVGGISLVLLSVEWVTPIVYGAGILFLCIMGWKIWNAAPGERDREARVLSLKGQVGYALSVSLLNPHALLDTVGVIGTNSLQYTGAERWAFAAAAAGISWMWFLSLAAAGRVLGRLDSSGRVIRLLNTVSALLIWGIAVYMGVRLWRSF; translated from the coding sequence ATGCTGGAAGCTATTGTGCATGGAATCTTATTGGCCTTTGGGCTTATTTTGCCGCTGGGCGTACAGAATATATTTGTTTTTAACCAAGGGGCGCTTCAGCCCCGGTTCCGCAGAGTGGTGCCTGTAGTTCTTACGGCGGCTGTATGTGATACGCTGCTGATTGCTGCGGCTGTCGGTGGAATTTCGCTCGTGCTGCTCTCCGTGGAATGGGTAACACCCATCGTGTACGGTGCGGGAATCTTATTTCTGTGCATCATGGGCTGGAAAATATGGAACGCAGCACCGGGAGAGAGGGACAGGGAGGCGCGGGTACTCTCGCTAAAAGGCCAGGTAGGCTATGCCCTTTCTGTGTCTCTGCTGAACCCGCATGCGCTGCTGGATACAGTGGGTGTCATCGGCACCAATTCTCTGCAGTATACCGGTGCTGAACGCTGGGCGTTTGCGGCTGCGGCGGCGGGGATCTCCTGGATGTGGTTTTTGAGCCTTGCAGCAGCCGGCCGGGTGCTGGGCAGACTGGATTCCTCCGGCAGAGTGATCCGGCTGCTGAACACAGTTTCAGCGCTGCTGATTTGGGGCATTGCGGTGTACATGGGAGTACGGCTCTGGCGGTCATTTTGA
- a CDS encoding aminotransferase-like domain-containing protein, whose translation MTNQHQKEQAPGRSWAPDPASALPLHRQISNYFMDKIRSGAWPPGMRLAPQRELCRQLGVNRSTVVTALGELSALGLIEGRRGGGTRVADLRAAAADGAVSYGDGVATSGSRAASYGNGMATSGDGAGTDILPVQPAGSWNSYVEEGVHYPNLPTVQDINRLEYEQGLIRLGTGEPSPGLLPGEAMTRVLAELSRQTLPPLSYEAPLGSLGLRRAVSSELAKNGIQADPDSILITSGALQGLQLIAVGLLPRGSTILLEKPSYLYSIHAFQSAGVKFNGLPMDEHGLLTDRLAREARRTKAAMLYSIPSFHNPTGILMDAQRRQKLMGVTGGLGLPILEDGAYQELWLDTPPPLPLKALDREGRVLHLGTLSKSASPGLRIGWIVGPEPVVRRLADIKMQTDYGASSLSQLAAARWLEGGYHEEHLQRLRARLRQRRDAALALLQRHFAGLAAWNVPAGGFYIWLALDKPVPLRTLFRAAHKAGLLLNTGDLYDRSDSRHLRLSYVYASPAELETGLPILAGLIRKLQRPGS comes from the coding sequence TTGACCAACCAACATCAAAAGGAACAGGCACCGGGCAGATCATGGGCACCGGACCCGGCATCAGCGCTGCCGCTGCACAGGCAAATCTCCAATTATTTTATGGACAAAATCAGAAGTGGCGCTTGGCCGCCCGGAATGCGGCTGGCCCCTCAGCGCGAGCTGTGCCGCCAGCTGGGTGTGAACCGCAGCACAGTGGTAACTGCGCTGGGAGAACTGTCGGCGCTGGGACTCATCGAGGGCAGGCGGGGCGGCGGGACCCGGGTGGCCGATTTACGGGCCGCCGCAGCAGACGGGGCGGTTTCGTACGGTGACGGGGTGGCTACATCCGGTAGCCGAGCGGCTTCATACGGTAACGGGATGGCTACATCCGGTGACGGCGCAGGGACGGATATATTGCCGGTCCAGCCTGCCGGAAGCTGGAATTCTTATGTCGAAGAGGGCGTCCACTATCCCAATCTGCCTACGGTGCAGGACATCAACCGGCTGGAATATGAGCAGGGGCTGATCCGTCTAGGCACAGGAGAGCCGTCGCCCGGGCTGCTGCCCGGTGAGGCCATGACCCGTGTGCTGGCCGAGCTCTCCCGGCAGACGTTGCCACCGCTCTCCTATGAAGCGCCCCTCGGCAGCCTGGGACTGCGGAGAGCAGTAAGCTCCGAACTGGCGAAGAATGGCATACAGGCTGATCCAGACTCCATTCTGATTACCTCTGGAGCGCTCCAGGGCCTGCAGCTGATAGCGGTTGGCCTTTTGCCGCGCGGCTCTACCATTCTGCTGGAAAAGCCCTCCTATCTCTATTCCATTCATGCCTTCCAATCCGCCGGAGTGAAGTTCAACGGCCTGCCCATGGATGAGCATGGGCTGCTGACGGACCGGCTGGCCCGGGAAGCCCGCCGGACCAAGGCGGCTATGCTGTACAGCATCCCGTCGTTCCATAATCCGACGGGAATTCTGATGGACGCCCAGCGGCGGCAAAAGCTTATGGGTGTGACCGGCGGGCTTGGCCTGCCCATCCTGGAGGATGGAGCCTATCAGGAGCTCTGGCTCGACACGCCGCCTCCCCTCCCGCTGAAGGCGCTCGACCGCGAAGGCAGAGTGCTGCATCTCGGCACACTGTCGAAATCCGCCAGTCCGGGGCTGCGCATCGGCTGGATCGTTGGCCCGGAGCCTGTCGTGCGGCGGCTGGCCGACATTAAGATGCAGACCGACTACGGGGCAAGCTCGCTCTCGCAGCTTGCAGCCGCCCGATGGCTGGAGGGCGGGTATCATGAAGAGCATCTGCAGCGCCTGCGGGCCAGACTGCGGCAGCGGCGGGATGCTGCGCTTGCGCTGCTGCAGCGCCATTTTGCCGGACTGGCTGCATGGAACGTTCCGGCAGGCGGCTTCTACATCTGGCTGGCCCTGGACAAGCCGGTGCCGCTGCGGACGCTATTCCGCGCGGCCCATAAGGCCGGGCTGCTGCTGAACACAGGCGATCTGTACGACCGGAGCGACAGCCGCCATCTGCGGCTGTCCTACGTCTACGCCTCGCCTGCCGAACTGGAAACCGGCCTCCCCATATTGGCCGGACTGATCCGCAAGCTCCAGCGGCCCGGTTCCTGA
- a CDS encoding TetR/AcrR family transcriptional regulator — protein sequence MSKSSSFLSKTEIMDAAEQTLRRFGPDKTSVTDVAKLLGVSHGTLYRHFPSKAALREAVTERWLEEQIVVPLEQIVKAPADNALAQLKVYIARLIELKRHYAEQDREMFKMYTDVTMEAAELIEVHIQRIMEQMGILIDRGIQQKRIAQSAATSSLARSLFHATSRFHHPVHAHEWRSASIEQEFEQLWQLLEQGLTASIH from the coding sequence GTGAGCAAATCAAGCTCCTTTTTGAGTAAAACAGAAATTATGGATGCCGCCGAGCAGACGCTGCGCCGATTCGGGCCTGACAAGACCTCGGTAACCGATGTGGCCAAGCTCCTGGGTGTCAGCCATGGCACGCTTTATCGCCATTTTCCCAGCAAAGCCGCTCTGAGGGAGGCGGTAACGGAGCGCTGGCTGGAAGAGCAGATCGTTGTCCCGCTGGAACAGATTGTGAAGGCCCCGGCAGACAATGCGCTGGCGCAGCTAAAGGTATATATTGCCCGGCTGATTGAGCTGAAGCGTCACTATGCCGAACAGGATCGTGAAATGTTCAAGATGTACACGGACGTTACCATGGAAGCCGCTGAGTTGATTGAGGTGCATATCCAGCGGATTATGGAGCAGATGGGCATTCTGATTGACAGAGGAATTCAACAGAAGCGGATTGCACAAAGCGCAGCGACTAGCTCGCTTGCCCGTTCGCTTTTTCATGCCACCTCCAGATTTCACCATCCGGTTCATGCCCATGAATGGCGGAGTGCCAGCATAGAGCAGGAATTCGAGCAGCTCTGGCAGCTTCTGGAACAGGGGCTTACCGCTTCAATTCATTAG